The following are encoded together in the Populus trichocarpa isolate Nisqually-1 chromosome 5, P.trichocarpa_v4.1, whole genome shotgun sequence genome:
- the LOC7476867 gene encoding pentatricopeptide repeat-containing protein At3g63370, chloroplastic, with protein MATSISQCYYNIPKTFAQLQTLNKTHVANPSLKIPKFSQKIKNSPLKETCNQGSLKEAFVSFSALFTDCGNSLLINPDEVYAPILELCATKRALLQGQQIHAHLIKSNLVSEFMFLSAKLVYMYGKCGSILDADKVFDKMHDRTIFTWNAMMGANVSNGEPLRALELFREMRVLGVPFDSFTFPCVLKACGVVEDIHRGAEIHGLIIKCGYDSIVFVANSLVSMYAKCNDILGARKLFDRMNERNDVVSWNSIISAYSLNGQCMEALGLFREMQKAGVGANTYTLVAALQACEDSSFKKLGMEIHAAILKSNQVLDVYVANALVAMHVRFGKMSYAARIFDELDEKDNITWNSMIAGFTQNGLYNEALQFFCGLQDANLKPDEVSLISILAASGRLGYLLNGKEIHAYAMKNWLDSNLRIGNTLIDMYSKCCCVAYAGLVFDKMINKDLISWTTVIAAYAQNNCHTEALKLLRKVQTKGMDVDTMMIGSTLLACSGLRCLSHAKEVHGYTLKRGLSDLMMQNMIIDVYADCGNINYATRMFESIKCKDVVSWTSMISCYVHNGLANEALGVFYLMKETSVEPDSITLVSILSAAASLSALNKGKEIHGFIFRKGFMLEGSTVNSLVDMYACCGSLENAYKVFICTRSKSLVLWTTMINAYGMHGRGKAAVELFSIMEDQKLIPDHITFLALLYACSHSGLINEGKRLLETMKCKYQLEPWPEHYACLVDLLGRANHLEEAYHFVKSMQIEPTAEVWCAFLGACRIHSNKKLGEIAAQKLLDLDPDSPGSYVLISNVFAASGRWKDVEEVRMRMKGGGLKKNPGCSWIEVGNKVHTFLVRDKSHPESYKIYQKLAQITEKLEKEGGYVPQTKLVLHNVGKEEKVQMLYGHSERLAIAYGLMSTSEGTPIRITKNLRVCVDCHTFCKLVSKFFERELIVRDASRFHHFEDGVCSCGDFW; from the coding sequence ATGGCTACGTCAATTTCACAATGCTATTACAATATCCCTAAAACCTTTGCCCAACTCCAAACGTTAAACAAAACCCATGTAGCGAACCCGTCTCTCAAAATCCCTAAATTCTCTCAGAAGATAAAAAACTCCCCTCTTAAAGAGACATGCAACCAAGGAAGCCTCAAAGAAGCTTTTGTCTCATTTTCTGCTCTTTTCACTGACTGTGGCAACTCACTTCTGATTAACCCTGACGAGGTTTATGCACCAATCCTTGAGCTTTGTGCAACCAAGAGAGCACTTTTACAGGGCCAACAAATTCATGCCCATTTAATAAAATCCAATTTAGTAtctgaatttatgtttttgagcGCAAAACTTGTTTATATGTATGGCAAGTGTGGGTCTATTTTGGATGCGGACaaagtgtttgataaaatgcaCGACAGAACTATTTTTACATGGAATGCTATGATGGGTGCTAATGTATCAAACGGAGAACCTTTAAGAGCCCTTGAATTGTTTAGGGAAATGCGGGTTTTGGGTGTTCCCtttgattcttttacttttcCGTGTGTACTTAAAGCGTGCGGTGTGGTTGAGGATATACACCGCGGGGCTGAAATTCATGGTCTGATAATTAAATGTGGATATGATTCTATTGTGTTTGTTGCTAATTCTCTTGTTTCCATGTATGCCAAGTGCAATGACATACTCGGAGCAAGGAAACTGTTCGATAGAATGAATGAAAGAAATGATGTCGTGTCATGGAATTCTATAATTTCAGCCTACTCTTTGAATGGGCAATGTATGGAGGCATTGGGATTGTTTAGGGAAATGCAGAAGGCTGGTGTTGGTGCAAATACTTATACTTTGGTTGCTGCTCTTCAAGCTTGTGAGGATTCTTCCTTCAAGAAACTGGGCATGGAGATTCATGCtgctattttaaaatcaaatcaagtacTTGATGTTTATGTGGCCAATGCTTTGGTAGCTATGCATGTTAGATTTGGTAAAATGAGTTATGCTGCTAGAATTTTTGACGAGTTGGATGAGAAGGATAACATCACTTGGAATTCCATGATAGCAGGTTTCACTCAAAATGGTTTGTATAATGAAGCTTTGCAATTCTTCTGTGGTTTGCAAGATGCTAATCTAAAACCAGATGAGGTTTCTCTAATAAGCATCCTTGCTGCGTCTGGGAGACTGGGTTATCTGTTGAATGGAAAGGAAATTCATGCTTACGCAATGAAGAATTGGCTCGATTCTAATCTACGGATTGGAAATACACTTATAGATATGTATTCCAAGTGCTGTTGTGTGGCTTACGCTGGCCTAGTTTTTGATAAGATGATCAATAAAGATCTCATTTCCTGGACAACAGTTATAGCTGCCTATGCTCAAAATAATTGTCATACTGAGGCTTTAAAATTGCTGAGGAAAGTGCAGACGAAAGGGATGGACGTAGATACAATGATGATAGGAAGCACCTTGCTGGCTTGCAGTGGATTGAGATGCTTGTCCCATGCAAAAGAAGTTCATGGTTACACTTTGAAGCGAGGTTTATCTGATCTTATGATGCAGAATATGATCATTGATGTGTATGCAGATTGTGGGAATATTAATTATGCAACTCGAATGTTCGAGTCAATAAAATGTAAAGATGTGGTGTCTTGGACGAGCATGATATCGTGCTATGTACATAATGGACTTGCAAATGAAGCACTCGGTGTTTTTTACCTGATGAAAGAAACCAGTGTTGAACCTGATTCTATAACTCTAGTAAGCATCCTCTCTGCTGCTGCTAGTTTATCTGCCTtgaataaaggaaaagaaattcatGGTTTCATATTCCGGAAGGGTTTCATGTTAGAAGGATCTACAGTGAACTCTCTAGTCGATATGTATGCTTGTTGTGGAAGTCTGGAGAATGCATACAAGGTATTTATTTGCACCAGAAGTAAAAGTCTAGTTCTATGGACAACTATGATCAACGCATATGGAATGCATGGACGTGGCAAAGCAGCTGTTGAATTATTTAGTATAATGGAGGACCAGAAACTAATTCCCGATCATATTACCTTTTTGGCACTTCTTTATGCATGCAGTCATTCAGGACTAATCAATGAAGGTAAAAGATTGCTTGAAACTATGAAATGTAAGTATCAGCTGGAGCCATGGCCAGAACATTATGCATGTTTGGTTGATCTTCTTGGCCGTGCAAATCACTTAGAAGAGGCATACCATTTTGTGAAAAGCATGCAGATTGAGCCTACTGCTGAAGTTTGGTGTGCATTCCTCGGGGCTTGTCGGATtcactcaaataaaaaacttggaGAAATTGCAGCACAAAAGCTTTTAGACTTGGATCCAGATAGTCCAGGAAGTTACGTGCTGATATCCAATGTCTTTGCTGCCAGTGGTAGATGGAAAGACGTGGAAGAAGTAAGAATGAGAATGAAGGGGGGTGGGTTGAAGAAAAACCCTGGGTGCAGTTGGATTGAGGTTGGGAACAAGGTTCATACATTCCTTGTAAGAGACAAGTCTCACCCAGAATCTTACAAGATTTATCAAAAGTTGGCTCAAATTACTGAGAAGTTGGAGAAGGAAGGAGGCTATGTGCCTCAAACGAAGCTTGTTTTGCACAATGTagggaaagaagagaaagttCAGATGCTTTATGGACATAGTGAAAGGCTGGCAATTGCATATGGTCTGATGAGCACTTCTGAGGGAACCCCTATTAGAATTACAAAGAACCTTCGAGTTTGTGTTGATTGCCATACGTTTTGTAAGCTGGTTTCAAAATTCTTTGAAAGAGAACTGATTGTGAGGGATGCCAGCCGATTTCATCATTTTGAAGACGGAGTCTGCTCTTGCGGTGATTTCTGGTGA
- the LOC7476868 gene encoding calcium-transporting ATPase 12, plasma membrane-type has translation MASSKPSHIDCSTLLVNTFKKAQKRWRIAYLTIRSVRAMLSLVREIVSETNSHQFSGVLHSVSYAALDTEPSSSPHHRKGNESTINIPNIDQTKLTEMVKEKDLIALNHLGGVEGVATVLGTNSKIGITGHDQEVSRRREMFGSNTYHKPPPKGFLFFVMEAFRDTTILILLVCAALSLGFGIKQHGIKEGWYEGGSIFVAVFLVIVVSAFSNYRQETQFDKLSKISNNIKVDVLRNERRQQISIFDIVVGDVVFLKIGDQIPADGLFLDGHSLEVDESSMTGESDHVAANTKENPFLFSGSKIADGYARMLVTSVGMNTAWGEMMSSINRDSDERTPLQARLDKLTSSIGKVGLSVAFIVLVVMLVRYFTGNTKDGNGKKEYIGSKTNTDDVLNAVVRIVAAAVTIVVVAIPEGLPLAVTLTLAYSMKRMMADQAMVRKLSACETMGSATVICTDKTGTLTLNQMKVAKFWLGQEPIEEDTYKAIAPSILELLHQGVSLNTTGSVYKSASGSGPEFSGSPTEKAILSWAVSELGMDMEELKQSCTILHVETFNSEKKRSGVSIRKMADDTVHVHWKGAAEMILALCSSYYESSGIIKSMDEDERSKIGKIIQGMAASSLRCIAFAHKRVTEEGMKDDDGESHQRLQEDGLTFLGLVGLKDPCRIGAKKAVELCKAAGVSVKMITGDNIFTAKAIATECGILELNNYVDNEEVVEGVVFRNYTNEQRMEKVDKIRVMARSSPFDKLLMVQCLRQKGHVVAVTGDGTNDAPALKEADIGLSMGIQGTEVAKESSDIVILDDNFTSVATVLRWGRCVYNNIQKFIQFQLTVNVAALVINFIAAVSAGEVPLTAVQLLWVNLIMDTLGALALATERPTDELMEMTPVGRTEPLITNIMWRNLLAQAFYQIAILLTLQFAGESIFNVSAEVNDTLIFNTFVLCQVFNEFNARSMEKQNVFKGIHRNHLFLGIIAITIVLQVVMVEFLKKFASTERLNWWQWVTCIVIAAVSWPIGWFVKLIPVSGKPLFSYLKKPIATFKRVMHSMCFRGTSSPGLGTGCGRR, from the coding sequence atgGCAAGCAGCAAGCCATCACATATCGACTGCAGCACATTGCTTGTCAACACCTTCAAGAAGGCCCAAAAGAGATGGCGCATTGCTTATCTAACAATTCGCTCTGTCAGGGCAATGCTTTCTCTTGTGAGAGAGATTGTATCAGAAACTAACAGTCACCAGTTCTCTGGGGTTTTGCACTCTGTTTCCTACGCTGCGCTTGATACAGAGCCAAGCAGTTCCCCCCATCacaggaaaggaaatgaatcaACTATCAATATCCCTAATATTGATCAAACGAAACTCACTGAAATGGTGAAGGAGAAAGACTTGATAGCTCTCAACCATCTTGGAGGAGTTGAAGGTGTAGCTACCGTTCTTGGGACAAACTCAAAAATTGGAATCACTGGTCATGACCAGGAAGTCAGCAGGCGGCGTGAGATGTTCGGTTCCAACACTTACCATAAGCCACCTCCGaaaggatttttgttttttgtgatgGAAGCTTTTAGAGACACCACCATTCTTATTCTGCTGGTGTGTGCTGCTCTTTCCCTTGGTTTTGGCATCAAACAACATGGCATAAAGGAAGGTTGGTACGAAGGTGGGAGTATCTTTGTCGCTGTCTTTCTGGTCATTGTTGTCTCTGCGTTCAGCAACTATAGACAGGAGACACAATTTGACAAGCTATcgaaaataagtaacaatattAAGGTCGATGTTCTTAGAAATGAACGGCGACAACAAATCTCcatatttgatattgttgttgGAGATGTTGTCTTCTTGAAGATTGGTGATCAAATTCCAGCTGATGGCTTGTTCTTGGATGGACACTCTTTGGAAGTGGACGAGTCAAGCATGACAGGAGAGAGTGATCATGTAGCGGCCAACACCAAAGAGAACCCCTTCTTGTTTTCTGGTTCGAAAATTGCAGATGGATATGCTCGAATGCTCGTGACATCTGTGGGGATGAACACAGCATGGGGGGAAATGATGAGCTCAATAAATCGTGACTCCGATGAACGAACACCACTACAAGCCCGGCTTGACAAACTAACTTCTTCTATTGGGAAGGTCGGCCTTTCAGTTGCTTTTATAGTGCTTGTAGTCATGTTAGTTCGTTACTTCACAGGAAATACAAAAGATGGAAATGGGAAGAAGGAGTATATCGGTAGCAAAACAAATACAGATGATGTGTTAAATGCGGTTGTACGCATTGTTGCTGCTGCAGTCACTATTGTGGTTGTTGCTATTCCTGAAGGTTTGCCGTTGGCAGTCACACTAACACTAGCTTATTCTATGAAGAGAATGATGGCTGATCAAGCTATGGTCAGAAAACTTTCAGCTTGTGAAACAATGGGTTCAGCCACAGTCATCTGCACCGACAAAACAGGCACATTGACACTAAATCAGATGAAAGTAGCCAAGTTCTGGCTTGGCCAAGAACCAATTGAGGAAGATACTTATAAAGCAATTGCGCCATCAATTCTTGAATTACTCCACCAAGGAGTCAGTTTAAACACGACCGGTAGTGTGTACAAATCTGCATCAGGATCTGGACCTGAGTTTTCAGGCAGTCCAACGGAAAAAGCAATTCTTTCATGGGCTGTTTCTGAACTGGGCATGGATATGGAAGAACTGAAGCAAAGCTGTACCATTCTTCATGTTGAAACTTTCAACTCAGAGAAGAAACGAAGCGGGGTTTCAATAAGGAAAATGGCTGATGATACTGTTCATGTACATTGGAAAGGAGCTGCTGAGATGATTCTGGCTTTGTGTTCAAGTTATTATGAGAGTAGCGGGATCATAAAGTCCATGGATGAGGATGAAAGAAGTAAAATCGGGAAAATAATCCAAGGTATGGCAGCTAGTAGCCTTAGATGCATTGCATTTGCTCATAAAAGGGTTACCGAGGAAGGAATGAAAGACGATGATGGCGAGTCACACCAGAGGCTACAAGAAGATGGTTTGACCTTTCTAGGGCTAGTTGGTCTGAAGGATCCATGTAGAATTGGAGCCAAGAAAGCAGTAGAACTCTGCAAAGCTGCAGGGGTGAGCGTGAAAATGATAACTGGTGACAATATTTTCACAGCGAAAGCTATAGCAACAGAATGCGGCATACTTGAGCTCAATAACTATGTAGACAATGAAGAAGTGGTGGAAGGAGTCGTATTTCGGAACTACACAAATGAACAGAGAATGGAGAAGGTAGATAAGATCCGCGTGATGGCAAGGTCCTCCCCTTTCGACAAACTTCTTATGGTACAATGCTTGAGACAGAAAGGTCATGTTGTTGCAGTCACAGGAGATGGCACAAATGATGCGCCTGCATTAAAAGAAGCAGATATAGGACTCTCTATGGGCATCCAAGGTACCGAGGTTGCCAAGGAGAGCTCAGATATCGTCATTCTGGATGATAACTTTACTTCTGTGGCCACTGTTTTGAGGTGGGGACGGTGTGTCTATAACAATATTCAGAAATTTATCCAGTTTCAACTAACTGTGAACGTTGCAGCTCTTGTAATCAACTTTATTGCAGCAGTTTCTGCTGGTGAGGTTCCGTTAACAGCTGTTCAGTTGCTGTGGGTAAACCTCATCATGGACACATTGGGAGCTCTGGCTCTTGCTACAGAGCGGCCCACTGATGAGCTAATGGAGATGACACCTGTGGGGCGAACCGAGCCCCTAATCACTAATATAATGTGGAGAAATCTTCTAGCTCAAGCCTTTTACCAGATAGCAATCTTACTGACATTACAATTTGCTGGCGAGTCTATCTTCAATGTAAGTGCAGAGGTTAACGATACGCTAATATTCAACACTTTTGTGCTTTGCCAAGTTTTCAACGAGTTCAATGCAAGGAGTATGGAAAAGCAGAACGTATTCAAAGGCATTCACAGGAACCATTTGTTTCTGGGTATCATCGCAATAACTATTGTTCTTCAGGTGGTGATGGTGGAGTTCCTAAAGAAGTTTGCAAGTACTGAGAGGTTGAACTGGTGGCAGTGGGTGACTTGTATTGTGATTGCAGCTGTATCATGGCCAATTGGTTGGTTTGTGAAACTTATACCAGTTTCAGGCAAACCACTCTTCAGTTACCTCAAGAAGCCAATAGCAACATTTAAAAGAGTTATGCATTCCATGTGCTTTAGAGGAACATCTTCCCCTGGGCTTGGAACTGGGTGTGGTAGAAGGTAA